The DNA region TTGTTACTATAGCAACCGCTTCTCCGCTGCCGTGTTTTGGCAGAGACTACCGTAAAATACTTAGTATCAACACTTAGGTAAGGGTGACAGTTGAGACCTTTGTTGCAACGCTCTTAAATAAATCCCTTACCTCAGggattttttctccctcatgaGTTTagtttatagttttttttaaccaacAGTTTTTCTTTTCAGATCATAACTTACGCCTTCCATCTGATGGCATCTTTGGTAGCTTAAAGGCACATCACTTTTTTATGTAAGTAGAATTCTTAGTAATCCTGTCTTTCCTGTCATGGCATGTATGCCTAACATCTCAATATGTTTTTTGCTGTCTTAttagaaaaacaaaaagctCTTGTCAAAATGCATGGAAGGACCTGAGATCATCAAGTATGTGTTATTCCATCTCCGGGTTCAATCCTAGGTTTTATTGCTCCTATGAGTCTGTCACAGGTGAGTTTTGCATGAATTACATCTGGTTCTTCTTAGTCTCATTTAATTATTCAGTGTCCTCTTAAAGTATTAGTTCAACTAATAATGAAAATCATTACTGATAATGACTCACAAATGTCAAACCTACTTGCTCTAGTAAAAgcaataaattaatatttttgcaGTATATACTGGTTGCTGTTTGCCATTCAATGTCAAATGTCAATGTCAAATGTTATCCAACAACATAACTCAATCATATTACAAAAATGACACACAAAGCACCATATTATAAAAGATTTTAGCCAATTTTATTGGAATTGTATTATGCTTTTGCCCTTTCTGAGCGTCATGTCCTCATTTACCATTAAAATAGGGCATTCTGCATTATAATTActtttgtattatacagtgggGGAaatgacacatcagcatttttatcagtaaagggatttctaagtgggctattgacacaaaatgtccaccagatgtagcatcaagccaaatattgaattcatacaaagaaatcagaacatttaagtatacaagttgagtcataataacaagtgaaatgacacagggaataagtataagaacacatgaagagaacaaggtgcaaaatggcatagaaagccaGGAGATCACCTGAAATCTCTCAGTATTGAGAGAGAAACCCTGCCCCCTATCAGTACTAATTGATGACCCTGCCTGTGTAAACCCAGCAAAAGTCTTTTTATTTCGTGATTTACTggtttttacataaaatcaccctacataatgtaaagatcattctgtgaaaatataaccttgctatctttaatattgaatgaGTGAAGCTATATCAGAAAAATTGTAATTAAAgtcaaatcaaactttgattatAAAACCCTAGCCTGGATGTCATAGACAGGGTCACAACATATGGGTAATATGTGTTTGCAATGacatgagattttttttattacatgttAATTGTTAAAATTAATCCATAACATCAACTTAAAATGCTTCTGTACAGATCCCATTGAAATCCACAAACAGAAGCTGGCACAATGGTTTAATCACCTCCCTGAAGAGGAGAAGCAGTTCGGTGGCTACTTTTCTCCCGAAACCATGCACGTAGAGCCGCTCATGCTAGAGCGTCATCCGGATGAGGAAAGAGGTCTTCCAGTGAGTCGCTTCAAGACAAATGCAAACGTATCTACACATCCCTCTCTCTCTGTAGAGCAGCTCTTTGAGGCTGATCATGATGAAAACAAAGCACGAGGACTAAATGTTTTACTCTATGGAGCTGTCGGCACCGGAAAAAGTACTGTTGTCCGTAAACTGGTGCTGGATTGGTGTGCTGGATCTGCCTTGTCCCAGTTCAAACTTCTGTTGCCCTTCTCCTGTGAGGATCTCTCGTATGCATCCAAAGCAACGTCCCTTCGAGATCTTGTCGGGAAAAAATACATGCACCTTCGAAAGACAAATTATCTTAATGGAGATGTTGACAAAGCCAAGGACGTCCTCTTCATCTTCAACGGAATGGAGAAGATGAAGCTGGACTTTCGCATCGGCTCGACAGAGTTATGCAGTGATCCCAATGAAGCTCTGCCGACAGGATGTGTTGTTGTTAATCTACTTAGGAAATACCTTCTACCTGAGGTACAGCTTGCTTCTGTATCAGCTGTTTTAATATGTTTCATGATGTCATGATCCAAATTCAATCGATTTTCGATCAGTGCTTCTTAATTCTGGTCCTGGAGACCTACAGCACTGCACATTTGTGACCCAGTCAGGAAACCCGgctgaagtaattttttttggtGTGAATTACGGTTTTCTACATAAATTTATctaacataatgtaaagaaataTGATATGGAAATATAatattgatatctttaatatggACTGAGTAAGAACATGTCAAAGTCTCATTAAGTGAGACTTTAATTTCTATGCCTGAAGTTTACTCTAACTTTTGCTaatatgttgttatttatttgtttcaCAGGCTAGCATTTTAGTCACAACCAGATTGTCTGCCATGGACAGAATTCCCAAAAAATACGTAAACCGCTTTGTACAGATTTGTGGCTTCAATGATCCTGATCGCCAGAGAGCGTACTTCACGAGCAGGCTCCTGCAACAAAATGGAGAGAAGGACGGACCAACAAAGGCGGCTGAATCTCTCATCGAAATGTTTTACTTGAACCTACAACGAGAGAGTCATTTAGCGACAGCATgctttttaccatcttattgcTGGCTTACATGCGCCACTCTTCATCTTTTGCATTTTACGGACGCCAATGCACCGATTCGAACCCTTACCGGTATCTACACGAGTTTCATGAGGCTCAACTTTGGGGGAGAGCTGATAACTACGGATGGGAATGCATCCTCACAAGACCAGGAGAACTCACTCATGCTATATGTGGTCCGTACTGTGGGGAAGCTGGCTTTTGATGGGATCACCAAAAAGAGGACATCCTTCTCTGCTGAAGACCTGGAGCAGTGGGTCGGTGGTAAGACCAAGACGGACGAAGAGCTCCGCCAACTGGCGGTGTTTCGCACAGACGTACTTGACTTCTTCCTGGTCCCTGATGACAACGGTCCACATCCAGAGTCTGGGGAGAGACGTTATGTGTTTGCTGTCCCTGCCATGCAGGAATATTTCGCCGCTCTTTACGTCGTTCTTGGTGAGAACAAAACTGTCCTGGAGAAGTTGACTAAGCAGATATCGGAGGATTTAGGGCAGGCCACTGAGGAAATTACAAGCTTACTGTCCATTCTCTCCAAAATCATACCATTCCGCATCTTTGCCATCTTCAACTTGCTCAAGTTGTTTCCCAAACTCTTTGAACGAATCAGCAGCTTTACCAAAGGACGCATTGCTCACACCATGGCGGCAGAAATGTTTCGCTCGGAGGACAGCTTCAATGAAGATGTCCTGGATCAGGTGGAGCAAAGTCTGCTGGGAGTTCACGGACCCCAGCCGCAAGTGGAAAGTGACACTAGGGCGTTTGAACTCTACCCCATCTTCATGGGCGGACTTCTTCATTATGAAAACAGGAGGCTGCTGGGGCATCTCGGGTGTGACATCAAGAGTCAAACCGTCGCACAGATCACTCGGACGCTAAGGAAACATCTGATCAAGGAGAGTAGTAAGAAGCAGCCACCTGAGGAGCTGATGGACCTTCTGGTTTTACTTTATGAGTTTCAGAACCCTCGACTTACAGCTGAAGTGCTGCAGTCCATCAAGACCATCAACTTGTCTACTGTGCGCATGACCCCTCTCAAGGGTTTTGTGCTCAGTACGGTGCTGAACTGCACTCGCTCTAGTTTCCACCTGGATGAGCTCAACCTGTCCTCATGCCACATTACTCCAGATCTATTGCAGATGCTCTGGCCAGCCTTCCATCACACTACCAACCTCAAGTGAGAGATGCATTTAATGCAAACTACTAATGTTTTGCATGCTTgagcattaaagggatagttcaccccaaaaaaaatgctgtttatttACCCATTCTCAGACCATACAATATATTGGTGACATTTTTTCTTCATATAGTTGGGTTGCTCGGGGACGTCATCACTGCTTGCACGCGCAAACGAGAGGCAGAAAGAAGAGACGTGCCTTGTGTTGTAGGCTAGTAGCGGTgtctgtaagtcaaaatgccAAGGAGTTTTTGCTTGGATAATAGTATCAACAGAGCCAGTGCTGctgggtgcctgatgttaaattatgttttattaacaaagttcgggaggagcacATTCAAATAATCAACCTAATTACCTTGTAACTATGACCAGCTGTCGACAATCAGAAATCAGGTCTTCACCTGATCGGCATCAACAGAAACCTATATAGACTGAAAATCAACTCACCCTCAATCCTTGATAGTTTCAGCATCCCTCCACCTCCCCTTCTCCGCACGATTTGCCTAGTCACCTTACTAACCAGAACAGGGGGGATTATTCTGGGTTCAGGCCTAAGGCTGAGCCCGGAACCCTCTCCCCGCCAGGAGGCGCTCCGAGCTCGTTAATGGCCTGAGCCcggagccctctcctcggacagcacgccaaatacgcaTATTAATAACCCTGTTCAGaattatttgtaagtgtgaactcgtgaaCATACCAATAGATGCGACTATTACGTTACTAGCCTAACAttataattcatacatgtatcacagtaacattgcaaaaataaagacagaaaaacagatccaactaaaatcaagttttatttatatacaaacaATAAAGAACGCATCAATAATTAAGGTTGTTGCAGTAGCGGACCAGTTCACCAATCGGTCTTTCTGCCTCCTGGATGCGCGCGCACACTGTAATGTTGGTAAACCGGCAACTCGTCTATagatatatccaatacaaaaatAATCCCCACAACTCCTGGTGACATATTGATGATATATTGACTTCTTGTGAAGCCAGTTAGTTGTTGTTGGTTTTTTGCAAGAAATTGAATGTTATTTACAACATTATTAGCGTAAATGCAGGACCTTTGCCAAACATGAGCgcatttttcatttttcttgTGTCAGCCTCTTATTGCCACCTATAGAGCAGGAGGGTAAAGCTTACTTTCTGTATATCCTTTCTGTGTAAAGTATGTATATCTATCGATTCATTGGCTTCACAAGACACCAATATGTCACCAGAAGTCGAGGGGATTACTTTTGCATTATATGAACCACAGTCCTGGGGTTTCTGGAAGTATCTTCATTATTGTTTTACTGATTGGAAAATGTCACATATCGGATGACTTAagggtaagtaaataaacagcaaattttttatttttgggtgtatccctttaaaaaaagttgctgggtgtctgtcttttgtttttgggtacacttactttttaaataaaatactgaAATGTTTAGAATGTGGTGCATCCCATAAACACCCTGAGAACTGAAATTAGAGGCGAGTCGTACTTTCAAACCAAGATCAGTAGCACagtattatatattttgttcatATGTGTACTTATATGATCCCAAACATTTTCAACAATGTTTGAATCCAGAGAATTTGCATAGGGTCAGTTGTGAATACCGTTATATTGGTGTTTTTGACTTTATGTGGCACTGTGCAAGCCAATTGAGTTCACCAAAGTGAGCCACATCTCTTATTGGTGGACtctcaaaaaacaaacaaaatgtgcATGACACCCCTGAAGGCAACCAAAGTGTTCCCTCCAAGAAAAACAAAGGTTGTTCATTTGTTGCTGATTGTATGAAATTAAAGTTGTTTTGCATGCAGAATTTAATCTGTAAAAATTTCTAAGCACATTAACCCAATTAGTTATTGATTTCTGCATACGAAGTCAAGAAACTAAtggcatgtgtgtgtatttttgaCCACtgtctctgtgtttgtgtttgtgttcagtCTCCAGTTTAACAGCTTGGGTCCTGAGTCCTGCATTCTTCTGCGAGATCTGCTGCTGGAGCCCAACTGTACAATTAAGTCAATACAGTAAGGTTACTTATAATagcacaaattattttattactttagagTTAAAcagacacttcacttttttaaaaaacaggctcattttccagctcccctagagttaaacatttgatttttactgttttggaatccattcagccgatctccgggtctggctctaccactttaagcatagcttagcataattcaatgaatctgattagaccattagcatcacgctaaaaagagttttaatatttttcctatttaaaacttgactcttctgtagctGCATCGTGTActttaaaagttgcgattttctagactTCTAGGCTTGGTTGCAATTTgtaatctcactgctagatgccgctaaaaatctacacagtggacgTTTAATAAGCATGCACTTGCACAATATGGCATGTAATCGAACGCGTGTCTGCTGTGTATAAACCTCCTGTTCTTCTGATCTTAGTTTGTGTGATAACCACTTGACGGACGCAGGTGTCAACCATCTACTAGAAGCTCTGTCTGGTAACCATTCTCTGCAGCGGCTATCTCTGATGCACACTGGCCTTGGGGACACGGCAGCATATCTACTGGCTGAGAAACTGGGCCAGCATGACATGTTAAAGGAACTGAATGTCGCCTACAATAACATAGGAGACAGTGCAGCTCTCACACTGGTCGACGCCTGTCGAGAACACCCCAGCATCCATACAGTACAGTGAGTACAAAAATACATGCACATGTTCGGAATTAGAtgtgtagagaatggtttaagTAGGGATATACTACAACAGGCTACACTACAAATGGAATTGAGCTCATTTTGCTGTTATTTTTTAATCCTTCATAGTCTATACCTGAATGAGCTTACTGATGTGGGCAAGCAGTCACTTCACGTGCGCGGTGGTCCTCGGGTGAGGGAGGGCCGTCGGGTGAAGGTTCTGGCATCTGTAACGGAGGGCTCGGACATTTCAGAAGACTGGCACCCCATTCTGAGCATTATTGGAAAAAATTCCCTGTCCTGGGAGAGGGAGCGTGTACGCGAGCAACTGCACGTCTTCCTGAAAGATCTAGAATGGGGTCGGAAGCAGCAGACTTTCTGGAAGAAGCTGCACTTCCGAAGAGTAGAGAGCGTTGTGAGACAAACCCTGCGGACACTGGAGAAGAGCAGTGACACGGGAACAGGCTCTGCTTAGAATTGATGGGTTTAGCATAGGAATAGCAGGGGTGGGTGTTTCCTTTCTCAAGTTGTAAATTTAGGAATAAAATTCCTTAAAAGATGCCTTAATTTCCAAGTGATCTGCcatatgttaaagggatagttcaccaaaaaatgaaaattgtgtcatcatttactaactttaattttgttctaaacctgtatgaatttctttttttctgataaacacaaaagaagatattttgataaatgattgcaaccactgacttccacattaggaaaaacaaatacgatggaatttaatgggtaccgtcaactgtgtgcttaccatcatttatcaaaatatcttcttcatcatttatcacaatacttccataatatatattttcctAATATGAAAGTCAACTGTTACAaacagctgtgtgcttaccatcatttatcaaaatatattttttatgttcatcagaaaaaagaaattcaaacagatttagaacaacatgaggtttagtaaatgatgacagaatttttatttttgggtgaactattcctttaattggTTATTTGTCATGTGTCAATTGGTATTGTCATGTGTCAGCTGTGTTACAGCTTTTCGTTGTACTTTTGCTTTAggtcattttgaaaaaacactgtgatgttttaattttaattcattgTTTATGGGAAAGGTCAATGTTTCTGTATTAAATTTGAGAATGTTTTGTATTAGTACTTGAAATTTGCACCTTGTTGCACTATAAAATATGTTGCCATGAATATGCATGTGTTCAGGGAGAATTTAAGGTGCTTTAATATCACATGAATTAACTCTTCACTTCGCAGACCAGCGTCTCGGATGGTTCAAAACCAGACCGAAATACTCGTAATATGCATGTGTAATACTAACACATCTGCATCCTTTGCacataaatgcattttgtgCCTTAATCTGTTATCAAAAAACTAATGTTAAACATATgcaattacaaaaaataaagtgttgatCAGTTTTTAGGGTTTTTTCTTGAGTGTCatcattttataaatcacagttTAAATGATGGTATCAAGAAGTTATAGCCATCATATTACTCGTGCTGTTAATTCGCCTTTGTTATGTAATGTTTTCTTCAGGTCTGAGTCGTCTCATAAACCTTAGATTAAATATTAATCTTAAGAACATTATTGCAGTGGAACAAGGTGGAGTCATACTGACAAAACCATTTTAATGCTTCATTTAAATGTGTACCTTGTACTCTCACTAAAGCCCAGGGCTTAGACAACAGGAAGCAAGATCATGAGATTCACCTCAGGTAAATTACCACCATTTATTCATTACTGTTGTCCATCGATTTCATTGGCAAATCTGCAAGTAACGTACAGGACAGACCTGTGTTTTATAAACTGGTGAACTACAATTTTTGTTTGCGAGAAAAAGTGGTAGACTTGTTTGCTGTCCTTTATTGTTTTCACTTAAGTGATGAGGTCATAAAATGTGAAGTCCAATGTTTATTGActagaaaaatatttttcagaAATGCAGTAATAAGTTGCGTTGTTTCACAAAGTTGAAGAGATATATGATATAAATCAAGTTGAATTTACAGTGTCTTGGTAACAATGTAATATTTAATACTAGTCAAGGTTTTACTTGAAAGGTACACATAAAAACTACCCTGTATTGACTGTAGTCATACTTGAACTCTGATCTTAAGTCTTATCATACAATTcacatattttaagataaaGCAACCAGACTTTCTATTAGTAAGCAACAAATTTATCATATATAATATTGTCTCATGGCATGATTATAAAATGCATCTTGCActcattaaagcaacactatgtagtttccatgcaaaaatgacttacagctcccccatgtggttgaaaagcgcaacagtgcctggtatcagacactcctCTGCAGGAAGGGGGAGGGgaggggctgtgtttcctaccctccaccgccactttcagagtgtgcttgtagcagctaggaggctgctcaggttgcagcaacagtacaatttgtccagttaaaagttgttctatcactgaaataattttagagacattatttaaaggtaaaaaaactacatagtgttgctttaacattttAGGAAGGAAAATAAACGTGTTTGTATTACTTTACCAGGCTGGTCACACACCACTGCTCCTCAGTTAATGTTAACCTGTGGTGAAGAACCTATGAGTGTTAACAGTGAGCTGCTATGGTTTAGTTTTTATAAACGCACTTAGGGGTGGTTTCGCGgtcagggcttatcctagtctcaaactaaaatgcatgtttgccatatcttaacatatatccaGGGTTCCCACGccatgggtccttgaaatccttgaaagtttgtgaatatgtggaaataaatttaaggccctgggaagttattgaaaatacacatacatagatacaggtcattgaaagtgcttgaatctattttatgcgagaagttttctggaaaaaaatccatattattccctgtgtagtgtaggataatatcataaaaaaatct from Paramisgurnus dabryanus chromosome 8, PD_genome_1.1, whole genome shotgun sequence includes:
- the nlrx1 gene encoding NLR family member X1 isoform X1, producing MWRLGRPSGTKVLRRCHSSPTDVCCKLYSRSRQKNHNLRLPSDGIFGSLKAHHFFIKTKSSCQNAWKDLRSSSMCYSISGFNPRFYCSYESVTDPIEIHKQKLAQWFNHLPEEEKQFGGYFSPETMHVEPLMLERHPDEERGLPVSRFKTNANVSTHPSLSVEQLFEADHDENKARGLNVLLYGAVGTGKSTVVRKLVLDWCAGSALSQFKLLLPFSCEDLSYASKATSLRDLVGKKYMHLRKTNYLNGDVDKAKDVLFIFNGMEKMKLDFRIGSTELCSDPNEALPTGCVVVNLLRKYLLPEASILVTTRLSAMDRIPKKYVNRFVQICGFNDPDRQRAYFTSRLLQQNGEKDGPTKAAESLIEMFYLNLQRESHLATACFLPSYCWLTCATLHLLHFTDANAPIRTLTGIYTSFMRLNFGGELITTDGNASSQDQENSLMLYVVRTVGKLAFDGITKKRTSFSAEDLEQWVGGKTKTDEELRQLAVFRTDVLDFFLVPDDNGPHPESGERRYVFAVPAMQEYFAALYVVLGENKTVLEKLTKQISEDLGQATEEITSLLSILSKIIPFRIFAIFNLLKLFPKLFERISSFTKGRIAHTMAAEMFRSEDSFNEDVLDQVEQSLLGVHGPQPQVESDTRAFELYPIFMGGLLHYENRRLLGHLGCDIKSQTVAQITRTLRKHLIKESSKKQPPEELMDLLVLLYEFQNPRLTAEVLQSIKTINLSTVRMTPLKGFVLSTVLNCTRSSFHLDELNLSSCHITPDLLQMLWPAFHHTTNLNLQFNSLGPESCILLRDLLLEPNCTIKSIHLCDNHLTDAGVNHLLEALSGNHSLQRLSLMHTGLGDTAAYLLAEKLGQHDMLKELNVAYNNIGDSAALTLVDACREHPSIHTVHLYLNELTDVGKQSLHVRGGPRVREGRRVKVLASVTEGSDISEDWHPILSIIGKNSLSWERERVREQLHVFLKDLEWGRKQQTFWKKLHFRRVESVVRQTLRTLEKSSDTGTGSA
- the nlrx1 gene encoding NLR family member X1 isoform X2 — protein: MWRLGRPSGTKVLRRCHSSPTDVCCKLYSRSRQKNHNLRLPSDGIFGSLKAHHFFIKTKSSCQNAWKDLRSSSMCYSISGFNPRFYCSYESVTDPIEIHKQKLAQWFNHLPEEEKQFGGYFSPETMHVEPLMLERHPDEERGLPVSRFKTNANVSTHPSLSVEQLFEADHDENKARGLNVLLYGAVGTGKSTVVRKLVLDWCAGSALSQFKLLLPFSCEDLSYASKATSLRDLVGKKYMHLRKTNYLNGDVDKAKDVLFIFNGMEKMKLDFRIGSTELCSDPNEALPTGCVVVNLLRKYLLPEASILVTTRLSAMDRIPKKYVNRFVQICGFNDPDRQRAYFTSRLLQQNGEKDGPTKAAESLIEMFYLNLQRESHLATACFLPSYCWLTCATLHLLHFTDANAPIRTLTGIYTSFMRLNFGGELITTDGNASSQDQENSLMLYVVRTVGKLAFDGITKKRTSFSAEDLEQWVGGKTKTDEELRQLAVFRTDVLDFFLVPDDNGPHPESGERRYVFAVPAMQEYFAALYVVLGENKTVLEKLTKQISEDLGQATEEITSLLSILSKIIPFRIFAIFNLLKLFPKLFERISSFTKGRIAHTMAAEMFRSEDSFNEDVLDQVEQSLLGVHGPQPQVESDTRAFELYPIFMGGLLHYENRRLLGHLGCDIKSQTVAQITRTLRKHLIKESSKKQPPEELMDLLVLLYEFQNPRLTAEVLQSIKTINLSTVRMTPLKGFVLSTVLNCTRSSFHLDELNLSSCHITPDLLQMLWPAFHHTTNLNLCDNHLTDAGVNHLLEALSGNHSLQRLSLMHTGLGDTAAYLLAEKLGQHDMLKELNVAYNNIGDSAALTLVDACREHPSIHTVHLYLNELTDVGKQSLHVRGGPRVREGRRVKVLASVTEGSDISEDWHPILSIIGKNSLSWERERVREQLHVFLKDLEWGRKQQTFWKKLHFRRVESVVRQTLRTLEKSSDTGTGSA